The following coding sequences are from one Halobacteriovorax sp. JY17 window:
- a CDS encoding fatty acid cis/trans isomerase, translated as MKKIINFIAVLVLTISCSLTHKEQFVITNNQVIQSDMLGSLPAEPVSYKEKVRPILDNRCVVCHGCYDAPCQLKLTSIDGIKRGANAEKVYDGSRILSMKPTRLNIDGKSVEEWRKKGFHPVISDVNSTPEENLDNSLIYKFLQLKEMFPQPRAGLISKEIDTTLNREQYCAKVSDFEDFVEDHSNLGMPFALPNLTNREFLTLGHWVAQGSKGNDDRAQNPKTKKVIDDFESIFNRNDLKSRLIARYIYEHIFLGHINFNTDHNRTFYRLIRARNRDGEPDEIEALRPYDDPKGKFFYRFKLYRPTIVAKSHNLYQLSEKKLSRYKELFYNAKFKVDSFPSYESEIASNPFIVFKDIPVKSKYSFLLDNSRFFIEGFIKGPVCRGQIALNVIEDRFWVYFADPNSNIDTNSDDFLNKYKSYLELPASEESDIEFLSIWSDFWKKQKKFLDARSQHFRSAKKSNIRDATKIIWDGEEHNQNAALTVFRHLDSASVREGLHGKQPETAWVIDYPILERIHYLLVAGFNVYGNVAHQLKTRLYMDFLRMEGENLFLSFLPSKDRKLLHKKWYGGNRNHLSFFVEDPGQWLDIDYVTGFKRDDKLEELHSNFQRRVKKAITPTIQDFEPRLKKLDNLKGRFLSYFPETILLKVENQLYTIVHNKEYKYVSFFLNDASTRDVLDQENDTLTLIKGVEGSYPNLFINLKKESIDHFMEDMANITNPLEYTRFIAKYGVRRTNPKFWDYSDWIQQEYLKSEEFRAGILDLNRYSP; from the coding sequence ATGAAAAAAATCATTAATTTTATCGCTGTCCTTGTTCTGACGATTTCTTGCTCCCTTACTCACAAGGAACAATTCGTCATTACCAATAATCAAGTTATTCAATCAGATATGCTAGGTTCGCTCCCCGCCGAGCCTGTTAGCTATAAAGAAAAAGTAAGACCAATACTAGATAATAGATGTGTCGTTTGTCATGGCTGCTACGATGCTCCCTGCCAATTAAAACTCACTAGTATTGATGGAATTAAGCGCGGTGCTAATGCAGAAAAAGTCTACGATGGTTCTAGAATTCTATCCATGAAGCCAACCAGATTAAATATTGACGGCAAGTCCGTTGAAGAATGGAGGAAGAAGGGATTTCATCCTGTTATTTCTGACGTCAACTCTACACCAGAAGAAAACTTAGATAACTCTCTCATCTATAAATTTCTACAATTAAAAGAAATGTTTCCACAGCCAAGAGCAGGACTTATCTCTAAAGAAATAGATACGACTCTAAATAGAGAGCAGTACTGCGCTAAAGTTTCTGACTTCGAAGACTTTGTGGAAGACCACAGTAACCTTGGAATGCCTTTCGCGTTACCAAACCTCACCAATAGAGAATTTCTAACTCTAGGTCACTGGGTCGCCCAGGGTTCTAAAGGAAATGATGATAGAGCTCAAAATCCAAAGACTAAGAAAGTAATCGATGATTTTGAAAGTATATTCAACCGAAATGACTTAAAGTCGAGACTTATCGCTCGCTATATTTATGAACATATTTTCCTTGGCCATATCAATTTTAATACTGACCACAATAGAACATTTTATAGACTAATTAGAGCGAGAAATAGAGACGGAGAGCCCGATGAGATCGAAGCTCTAAGACCATACGATGATCCAAAGGGAAAGTTCTTTTATCGATTTAAACTCTACCGCCCAACGATTGTGGCAAAATCTCACAACCTCTATCAACTCTCAGAGAAGAAACTCTCTAGATATAAAGAATTATTTTACAATGCTAAATTTAAAGTAGACTCCTTTCCTTCCTACGAGAGTGAAATCGCTTCAAACCCCTTTATTGTTTTCAAAGATATTCCAGTTAAATCAAAGTATAGCTTTCTCTTAGACAATTCTAGATTCTTTATCGAAGGTTTTATTAAGGGTCCAGTTTGCAGAGGGCAAATCGCACTAAATGTCATTGAAGACCGCTTTTGGGTTTACTTTGCTGATCCAAACTCAAATATAGATACTAATAGTGACGATTTCTTAAATAAGTATAAATCTTACTTAGAACTTCCGGCTTCAGAAGAGAGTGATATAGAATTTCTCTCTATCTGGTCAGACTTCTGGAAAAAACAAAAGAAATTTCTGGACGCTAGAAGTCAGCATTTTAGAAGTGCTAAGAAATCAAATATAAGAGATGCAACTAAAATCATTTGGGACGGAGAAGAGCATAACCAGAATGCGGCACTTACTGTCTTTAGACATTTAGATAGCGCCTCAGTTCGAGAAGGACTTCACGGAAAACAGCCTGAGACAGCTTGGGTTATAGACTACCCTATTCTTGAGAGAATTCACTACCTATTGGTCGCTGGTTTCAACGTCTATGGAAATGTTGCCCATCAATTGAAGACAAGACTCTATATGGACTTTCTTAGAATGGAAGGAGAAAATCTATTTCTATCATTTCTTCCTTCAAAAGATAGAAAGCTTCTCCATAAGAAATGGTACGGTGGAAATAGAAACCATCTTAGCTTCTTTGTTGAAGACCCTGGACAGTGGCTCGATATTGACTACGTTACTGGCTTTAAAAGAGATGATAAATTAGAAGAGCTGCACAGCAATTTTCAACGAAGAGTGAAGAAGGCCATTACTCCAACCATTCAAGACTTTGAGCCCAGACTTAAGAAGTTAGATAATCTTAAGGGAAGGTTTCTAAGCTATTTTCCAGAAACAATTCTCTTAAAGGTTGAGAATCAACTCTACACAATTGTGCATAATAAAGAATATAAGTATGTGAGCTTCTTTTTAAATGATGCTAGTACCAGAGATGTGCTCGACCAAGAGAATGACACTCTCACTCTTATCAAAGGTGTAGAAGGTTCTTACCCTAATCTCTTCATTAATTTAAAGAAAGAAAGCATTGATCACTTCATGGAAGATATGGCCAATATAACGAATCCTCTCGAATACACTCGCTTTATTGCAAAGTATGGAGTCAGAAGAACAAATCCAAAATTCTGGGACTATAGTGATTGGATACAGCAAGAATATTTAAAAAGTGAAGAGTTCAGAGCGGGTATCTTAGACTTAAATAGATATTCCCCATAA
- a CDS encoding Stp1/IreP family PP2C-type Ser/Thr phosphatase, with protein MGLISSGLTDIGQKRKTNQDSIYLNPEKNIFIVADGMGGHNGGDIASQMAVELIPNHLIQILDQEPKEAFSSSVVYANNEIKKKSDQDQLLQGMGTTVVGFYFKGDTLYISNVGDSRAYLVNRNKLFQLSRDHSLVQEKLNLGIYNREQAANDPQKNVLVRTVGFEADVEVDIFSYKVSKGDIFLSCSDGLHGKVSDADIVYIINKYIPDPAKATAETVQQTVTTLVAQANANGGNDNISVIVVVAQ; from the coding sequence ATGGGTCTTATTTCTTCAGGCTTGACTGATATAGGACAGAAGAGAAAAACAAATCAAGATTCAATCTACTTGAATCCTGAAAAGAATATTTTCATCGTTGCTGATGGTATGGGTGGACACAATGGCGGTGATATTGCATCCCAAATGGCAGTCGAACTCATTCCCAACCACCTTATTCAAATTCTAGACCAAGAACCTAAAGAAGCATTCAGCAGCTCTGTAGTCTATGCTAATAATGAGATAAAGAAGAAATCTGATCAAGATCAGCTATTGCAAGGAATGGGAACGACTGTGGTAGGCTTTTACTTTAAAGGCGATACTCTTTATATTTCAAATGTTGGTGACTCAAGGGCCTATCTTGTTAATAGAAATAAGCTCTTTCAACTCTCTAGAGACCACTCACTTGTTCAAGAAAAGTTAAATCTAGGTATTTACAATAGAGAACAAGCAGCAAATGACCCTCAAAAAAATGTTCTCGTCAGAACTGTTGGCTTTGAAGCAGATGTAGAAGTTGATATTTTCTCTTATAAAGTCAGTAAGGGCGATATTTTCTTAAGCTGTTCTGATGGTCTTCATGGAAAAGTATCTGACGCAGATATTGTCTATATTATAAATAAATATATTCCAGACCCAGCAAAGGCGACTGCTGAAACAGTTCAACAGACCGTGACAACATTAGTTGCACAGGCAAATGCTAATGGTGGTAACGATAATATTTCGGTAATTGTTGTAGTGGCCCAATAG
- a CDS encoding serine protein kinase, with product MAQIDITNFMKENYRVEDFTHLNWNGSFQDYVNLVTEDPKIARNAFQRVYDMVMSYGTSNYTEYKKDIVRYHFFDDPNNSGKDAVFGIDVHLMKLVNFFKAASSGYGTEKRVLLLHGPVGSAKSSISRNLKKGIEHYSKTDDGRMFTFEWYDEEESEILGGQKHFASPMHEEPLKLLPLDVRKEFLAEINKGRKDGDIKVNVKGEVNPADRFILNAYMQKYNGDWTKVMNNHVKIKRLILSEKDRVGIGTFQPKDEKNQDSTELTGDINYRKIAQYGSDSDPRAFNFDGEFNISNRGIVEFIEMLKLDVAFLYDLLGASQEHSIKPKKFAQTDIDEVILGHTNEPEFRKLQNNEFMEALRDRTVKIDVPYISRLSNEVKIYERDFNAEKIPHVHIAPHTLEMAAMWAVLTRLEEPKKADLTKLQKLKLYNGKTLPGYNEENVKELRKEAVREGLEGISPRYIQDKLSNALVKYGHTGSLNPFMVFNELESGLKHHGLINSADQLDHYKEMLAVTRQEYEDIVKNDVQKAICLDESAIETLCANYIDNVKAYTQKEKVRNKYTNKLEDSDERFMRGIEEKIDIAESRKDDFRREIMNYIGALAIEGKTFDFKMNERLHRALELKLFEDQKDSIKLSSIVSKVVDKETQEKIEVIKSRLIKSYGYCEISATDALNYVASIFAKGDSAKS from the coding sequence ATGGCCCAAATTGATATCACGAATTTCATGAAAGAGAACTACAGAGTTGAAGACTTTACTCACCTCAACTGGAATGGATCTTTTCAAGATTATGTAAACCTAGTAACTGAAGACCCTAAGATTGCACGAAATGCATTTCAAAGAGTCTATGACATGGTTATGTCGTATGGGACTTCAAATTACACAGAGTACAAGAAAGATATCGTTAGGTATCACTTCTTCGATGATCCAAATAATAGCGGTAAAGATGCTGTCTTTGGTATTGATGTTCACTTAATGAAGTTAGTAAACTTCTTTAAGGCTGCTTCTTCTGGTTATGGAACTGAGAAGAGGGTACTTCTTCTTCATGGCCCAGTTGGTTCTGCCAAATCTTCTATTTCAAGAAATTTAAAGAAAGGTATTGAGCATTACTCCAAGACTGATGATGGAAGAATGTTTACATTTGAATGGTATGACGAAGAAGAGTCGGAAATCCTTGGTGGTCAAAAACACTTTGCCTCACCAATGCATGAAGAGCCTTTAAAGCTTCTACCTCTTGATGTTCGTAAAGAATTTCTTGCTGAAATTAATAAAGGAAGAAAAGACGGTGATATTAAAGTAAATGTAAAAGGTGAGGTTAACCCTGCTGATAGATTTATTTTAAATGCTTATATGCAAAAGTATAATGGTGATTGGACTAAGGTTATGAACAATCACGTAAAAATTAAGAGATTAATTCTTTCTGAAAAAGACAGAGTCGGAATTGGAACTTTTCAACCAAAAGATGAGAAGAACCAAGATTCAACTGAATTAACAGGGGATATTAATTATAGAAAGATTGCTCAATACGGTTCGGATTCAGATCCAAGAGCATTTAACTTTGATGGTGAATTTAATATTTCTAATAGAGGTATTGTAGAATTTATCGAAATGCTAAAGCTTGACGTAGCTTTCCTGTATGATCTTCTTGGTGCTTCTCAGGAGCACTCAATTAAGCCAAAGAAATTTGCACAGACTGATATTGATGAAGTTATTCTTGGTCATACGAATGAGCCAGAATTTAGAAAACTTCAAAATAATGAATTCATGGAAGCTCTTAGAGATAGAACTGTTAAGATTGACGTTCCTTATATCTCAAGACTTAGCAATGAAGTTAAAATCTATGAAAGAGATTTTAATGCTGAGAAAATTCCCCACGTTCATATCGCGCCTCACACTCTTGAGATGGCCGCAATGTGGGCCGTGCTTACAAGGCTTGAAGAGCCTAAGAAGGCAGACCTTACAAAGCTTCAAAAGTTAAAACTCTACAATGGTAAAACTCTTCCTGGCTATAACGAAGAGAACGTTAAAGAACTTAGAAAAGAAGCAGTAAGAGAAGGTCTTGAAGGTATTTCTCCAAGATATATTCAAGATAAACTTTCAAATGCACTTGTTAAATACGGGCACACTGGTTCATTAAATCCATTTATGGTCTTTAACGAACTAGAGTCGGGATTAAAGCATCATGGATTAATTAATAGTGCTGATCAATTAGATCATTATAAAGAAATGCTTGCTGTAACAAGACAAGAGTATGAAGACATCGTTAAAAATGATGTTCAAAAAGCTATTTGCCTTGATGAAAGCGCTATTGAAACTCTTTGTGCCAATTATATTGATAACGTTAAGGCCTATACTCAGAAAGAGAAAGTTCGTAACAAGTATACGAATAAGCTAGAGGATTCTGACGAGAGATTCATGAGAGGTATCGAAGAGAAAATTGATATTGCTGAATCAAGAAAAGATGACTTTAGACGTGAAATAATGAATTACATCGGTGCTCTTGCTATCGAAGGTAAGACATTTGATTTTAAAATGAACGAAAGACTTCATAGAGCGCTTGAGTTGAAACTTTTTGAAGATCAGAAGGATTCAATTAAGCTATCTAGCATTGTCTCTAAGGTTGTTGATAAAGAAACACAAGAGAAGATAGAAGTTATCAAGTCTAGACTTATTAAAAGTTACGGTTACTGTGAAATCTCTGCGACAGATGCTCTAAACTATGTTGCAAGTATTTTTGCTAAAGGTGACTCGGCTAAGTCATAG
- a CDS encoding DUF444 family protein — MDHPVKRDHARFRKIIKGRIRDNLKKYVSGGEMPIPKGKGVFKVPMPQIETPRFKFGDKQQGGTGQGDGEPGDPVDGQQGDGKPGQGEVGDTEGNKELEVELSVEELAAILGDELELPNIEPKGKKSLESTTNKYSSIGTVGPDSLKHYKRSYREALKRQVATGTYDSKNPIIIPIKSDMRYRSSNTTVEYENSAVVIYMMDVSGSMGDEQKEIVRTESFWINLWLKSQYKDIEIRYIIHDATAKEVEEEVFFKTRESGGTLISSALKLCREIIQEDYNSSEWNIYPFHFSDGDNWSTDDTKLCLEILDKDILPNSNVFCYGQVESRYGSGQFYKDLHTKYGTDNESVILSKIKNKDAILESIKDFLGKGK; from the coding sequence ATGGATCACCCAGTCAAAAGAGATCATGCGCGATTTAGAAAAATAATTAAAGGTCGCATTCGTGATAATTTAAAGAAATATGTCTCCGGTGGAGAGATGCCTATTCCTAAAGGAAAGGGTGTCTTCAAAGTTCCTATGCCTCAAATTGAAACTCCAAGATTTAAGTTTGGAGATAAGCAGCAAGGCGGAACTGGTCAAGGTGATGGAGAACCTGGGGATCCAGTTGATGGGCAACAAGGTGACGGAAAGCCAGGACAGGGTGAAGTTGGAGATACAGAAGGAAATAAAGAACTTGAAGTAGAACTAAGTGTTGAAGAGCTTGCAGCGATTCTTGGTGATGAACTTGAGCTTCCAAATATTGAACCTAAGGGAAAGAAGAGTTTAGAATCTACAACAAATAAGTATTCTTCTATTGGAACAGTTGGTCCCGATTCATTAAAGCATTATAAGAGATCTTACCGTGAGGCCCTTAAGAGGCAAGTTGCTACGGGAACTTATGACAGTAAGAATCCTATAATCATTCCTATTAAAAGTGATATGCGCTACAGAAGCTCTAATACGACTGTTGAGTATGAGAATTCTGCGGTTGTTATCTATATGATGGACGTTTCAGGATCAATGGGTGATGAGCAAAAAGAAATTGTAAGAACAGAGAGCTTTTGGATAAACCTCTGGCTTAAGTCTCAGTATAAAGACATTGAGATTCGCTATATCATTCACGACGCTACTGCCAAGGAAGTTGAAGAAGAAGTCTTCTTTAAAACTCGCGAGAGTGGGGGAACTCTTATTTCTTCTGCCTTAAAGCTTTGTCGTGAAATTATTCAAGAAGATTATAATTCAAGTGAATGGAATATTTATCCATTTCACTTTTCAGATGGTGACAATTGGTCAACAGACGATACCAAGCTTTGTTTAGAAATTTTGGATAAGGATATTTTACCAAACTCTAATGTGTTCTGTTATGGGCAAGTTGAAAGTCGCTATGGTTCTGGTCAATTTTATAAAGACCTGCACACTAAGTATGGAACTGATAATGAAAGCGTGATTCTTTCAAAGATTAAAAACAAAGATGCCATACTTGAGTCTATTAAAGATTTTTTAGGAAAGGGTAAGTAA
- a CDS encoding SpoVR family protein, giving the protein MNRSKPIQGELLRLKEEIEQYAIDYGLTYYPVVFEVCNYDTICILAAQGGFPSRYPHWRFGMEYDQLSKGNIYGFQKIYELVINTDPCYAYLLSSNRIVDQKLVMAHVYGHADFFKNNAWFRTTDKRMMDVMANHGTKIRKYMNRYGQDKVEIFIDAVNSLENLLDVNVLFETAEVVRKREELEKTAHEEELREDDDDDVRSKVLKSYMKSKAKNELSPEEVVVPNEKYDFKKMDANVKGTRDIMKFLMQNAPIEEWQSDIIGCLREEAYYFLPQRMTKIMNEGWASYWHSKIMTNKALKSSEIIDFADVHSGVMAMSPKSINPYKIGIELFRDIEHRWDTGKFGKEYLECTDMKKKESWDMKLGLGREKIFEVRKSHNDITFLDEYFTEEFCQRQQIFTYKFNPRTGRNEIDTRDFQGIKQKLLQQLTNFGQPLIEIESSNYNNRGEMLLRHVHQGVDLDLSFAADTMKNIFLIWKRPVNIATVTEEKEYIYVYDGESFKPVKS; this is encoded by the coding sequence ATGAATAGATCAAAGCCTATTCAAGGTGAACTACTAAGACTTAAAGAAGAAATTGAACAATATGCGATTGATTACGGCTTAACGTATTATCCCGTCGTATTTGAAGTTTGTAATTACGATACTATTTGTATTTTAGCCGCTCAGGGTGGTTTTCCTTCTAGATATCCTCATTGGAGATTTGGAATGGAGTATGATCAACTTTCAAAAGGAAATATTTACGGATTTCAAAAGATTTACGAACTCGTTATTAACACTGATCCTTGTTACGCTTACCTTCTAAGTTCAAATAGAATAGTGGATCAAAAACTTGTTATGGCCCATGTTTATGGTCACGCGGATTTCTTTAAGAATAATGCTTGGTTTAGAACTACTGATAAGCGCATGATGGACGTTATGGCCAATCATGGAACTAAGATCAGAAAGTATATGAACCGTTATGGGCAAGATAAAGTTGAAATTTTCATTGATGCGGTTAACTCCCTTGAGAACCTCTTAGATGTTAATGTTCTCTTTGAAACAGCAGAAGTTGTAAGAAAGAGAGAAGAGCTTGAGAAAACTGCCCACGAAGAAGAGCTTCGAGAGGATGATGACGACGACGTAAGATCGAAAGTTTTAAAATCCTATATGAAATCTAAAGCGAAGAACGAGCTCTCTCCAGAAGAAGTCGTTGTTCCAAATGAAAAATATGATTTTAAGAAAATGGATGCCAATGTAAAAGGAACTAGAGATATCATGAAGTTTCTTATGCAGAATGCTCCAATTGAAGAGTGGCAATCTGATATTATTGGTTGCTTAAGAGAAGAGGCCTATTACTTTCTTCCTCAGAGAATGACTAAAATTATGAATGAGGGGTGGGCAAGTTACTGGCACTCAAAAATAATGACAAATAAGGCGCTTAAATCTTCAGAGATTATTGATTTCGCAGATGTTCACTCGGGTGTTATGGCCATGAGTCCAAAGAGTATTAACCCATATAAAATTGGAATTGAACTCTTTAGAGATATTGAGCACCGCTGGGACACTGGGAAGTTTGGGAAAGAGTATCTCGAATGTACAGATATGAAGAAGAAAGAGTCATGGGATATGAAATTAGGACTTGGAAGAGAGAAAATCTTTGAAGTTAGAAAATCTCACAATGATATTACTTTCTTGGACGAATACTTTACTGAGGAATTTTGTCAGAGACAGCAGATTTTTACTTATAAATTTAACCCTAGAACGGGTCGTAATGAAATTGATACGAGGGACTTCCAAGGTATTAAGCAAAAGCTTCTGCAACAGCTTACTAACTTTGGACAGCCTCTGATTGAAATTGAATCGAGCAATTATAATAACCGCGGTGAAATGCTCTTGCGCCATGTTCATCAAGGGGTTGACCTAGACTTAAGCTTTGCTGCAGATACGATGAAGAATATCTTTCTAATTTGGAAACGTCCTGTAAATATTGCGACAGTTACTGAAGAAAAGGAATATATCTACGTTTATGACGGAGAAAGTTTTAAGCCGGTAAAAAGCTAA